The nucleotide sequence CACCCGCGCGCGTGGTGCGGAACCGGCAGGACGACTACGCCGCCGACGCCGCCCGCCGCGAAGCCGTCGCCGACATGGCGCGCAAGGCGAACAAGGCACTGCAGAAAACCCTGGGCGTCGACTCGTAACTCGCGTGATCGAAGGCGTAACTCGCGTGATCGGAGGCGTAACTCACGAGTTACGCCTCTGATCACGTGAGTTACGTTCCTGATCACGCGAGTTACGCGTGCACTAGCCGCGCAGCTGCTCCCGGACCTCCATGAGCGCGAAGCCCAGGAGGTTCTGCCCGCGCCAGTAGTCGGGGCGCGTGGCGTTCTTGTCCTCGCGGGCGAGGCCGCTGCCCCAGACCAAGTCCATCCTGGACGCCTCGACGATCACCTTGTCGCCCGTGGACAGCAGGAACTCGCGCTCTTCGGCGTGCTGGCGGAACTTCTCGAGGTTGCCGTCGATGACGATGTCGAAGCGGTGCCGCTCCCAGACCTCGGCGTCGAAACCGGTGACCTCGCGGCCGAGGATCTTGGCGGTCTTGGGGTCCGGTGCCTGACGGATGGCGGCCGCGGCCTCGTGATCGCCGAACAGTTCCGCCTTGCTCGCCATCATGTAGTGCTCGGCCGTCGGGTACCGCTCGCCGCCCGCGACGAACGGCGCCAGCCACCACTGGCTCAGGCAGGCCGCGTTGATCCGGCCGCTCTTGAGCGGTGTGTGGCCGTAGAAGAGCTGGTACTCGGGCTCCGCGCCGCTGTGGACCAGCTCGCGCAACGCATCGAGACTCCGGACTCCGTCGACCTTGCTCACCATGGCGACCAGTGGACCACAGGCCACCGACAAGTCCCTCAGTGGCCCACCGCGGCGGTTCAGACCAGGAAATGGAACAGCGGGCTCCCCGGTTCCACCCGTTCCACCTGCAGAGGGCTCGCCTCCAGCCGGTGCAGCAGGCCTTCCAGGTCACCGGGCCGCGCGAGTTCGACGCCGATCAGCGCCGGGCCGGTCTCGCGGCTGTTGCGCTTCACGTACTCGAACCGCGTGATGTCGTCGTCCGGCCCGAGGACCTCGTCGAGGAACCGCCGCAGCGCGCCGGGCTCCTGTGGGAAACCCACCAGGAAGTAGTGCTTCAGTCCTTCGTGGATCAGCGACCGTTCGAGCACTTCGCCGTAGCGGCTGACGTCGTTGTTGCCGCCGGAGACGACGCACACCACGATCTGCCCGGGGTCGATCTTCACCGCCGTGCCCAGCGCGGCGGTCGCGAGCGCGCCCGCGGGTTCGGCGATCACGCCGTCGGACTGGTACATCGCGAGCATTTCCGTGCAGATCGCGCCCTCGGCGACGTCGGTGAGCTCGACACCGCCGTCGCGGACCAGCGGATATGTCACCGCTCCGGCCTGCGCGACCGCCGCGCCGTCCACGAAGGTGTCGACGTTTTCGAGCCGCACGGGCTCACCGGCCGCCAGCGCGGCCGCCATGCAGGTCGCGCCCGCCGGTTCGACGCCGACGATCCGCATTTCCGGCGCCCGTTCCGCGGCCCACGCGGCGATCCCCGCGAGCAGCCCGCCACCGCCGACGGGCACCACCATGACGTCGGGGATGAACCCGAGCTGCGCGACGACCTCCATCGCGACCGTGCCCTGGCCGGCCACTGTTTCCGGCGCGTCGAAGGCGGGGACCAGCGTCGCTCCGGTCGTCTCCGCGTCGTGCTTCGCGGCGGTGAAGGCGTCTTCGTAGGTCTCCCCGACGACGATGACTTCGATATGCG is from Amycolatopsis lurida and encodes:
- a CDS encoding NADAR family protein; translated protein: MVSKVDGVRSLDALRELVHSGAEPEYQLFYGHTPLKSGRINAACLSQWWLAPFVAGGERYPTAEHYMMASKAELFGDHEAAAAIRQAPDPKTAKILGREVTGFDAEVWERHRFDIVIDGNLEKFRQHAEEREFLLSTGDKVIVEASRMDLVWGSGLAREDKNATRPDYWRGQNLLGFALMEVREQLRG
- the ilvA gene encoding threonine ammonia-lyase IlvA: MQGIETVSARTVEEAAKRLAGVVTRTPLEPNERLSARVDARVWLKREDLQTVRSYKIRGAYNYIVQLDAEHRERGVVCASAGNHAQGVAYACRRLGANGRVYVPGTTPRQKRERIATLGGSHIEVIVVGETYEDAFTAAKHDAETTGATLVPAFDAPETVAGQGTVAMEVVAQLGFIPDVMVVPVGGGGLLAGIAAWAAERAPEMRIVGVEPAGATCMAAALAAGEPVRLENVDTFVDGAAVAQAGAVTYPLVRDGGVELTDVAEGAICTEMLAMYQSDGVIAEPAGALATAALGTAVKIDPGQIVVCVVSGGNNDVSRYGEVLERSLIHEGLKHYFLVGFPQEPGALRRFLDEVLGPDDDITRFEYVKRNSRETGPALIGVELARPGDLEGLLHRLEASPLQVERVEPGSPLFHFLV